Proteins from a genomic interval of Treponema succinifaciens DSM 2489:
- a CDS encoding efflux RND transporter periplasmic adaptor subunit: MKIKASFIVVSFVCVCILCGTFFAIKFAPKKNPFPPKGGFPQEQETASVRTMVAERKTLHAYVDTNGEIECESSVDCYPDIGGKIARVYVALGDTVKKGDVLAEVDPSEPGSYYVNSSVYAPISGMITSTPKEIGTTVASSTAITTIGDVSNLQIRAKVPERYVSFLKRGLKAAIILEAYPNETFSATVKKVSPVLDSQSRTKEILLSFNKTDSRINAGMFAKLTLFTADYAGRPVVPINSVVEKNGKNCVFIFDEDDSTVNLREVELGNSVDNMIQVVSGIYEGEKVVVEGMTSVSDGSKVRNISSGLNAE; encoded by the coding sequence ATGAAAATAAAAGCATCGTTTATTGTTGTTTCTTTTGTGTGCGTGTGCATTTTGTGTGGAACCTTTTTTGCGATAAAATTTGCGCCAAAGAAGAATCCGTTTCCTCCAAAAGGTGGATTTCCGCAGGAGCAGGAGACAGCGAGCGTAAGAACTATGGTTGCCGAGCGGAAAACATTGCATGCTTATGTTGACACAAACGGAGAAATTGAATGTGAAAGTTCCGTTGACTGCTATCCTGACATAGGCGGAAAAATTGCGAGAGTTTATGTTGCCCTTGGCGACACTGTAAAAAAAGGAGATGTTCTTGCGGAAGTTGATCCAAGCGAGCCTGGCTCATATTACGTGAACAGTTCCGTTTATGCTCCAATCAGCGGAATGATAACTTCCACTCCAAAAGAAATTGGAACTACAGTTGCGTCTTCAACGGCGATTACAACGATTGGCGATGTTTCTAATCTGCAGATCCGCGCAAAAGTTCCGGAGCGTTACGTTTCGTTTTTAAAGCGCGGACTAAAGGCAGCGATAATTCTCGAAGCTTATCCTAACGAAACATTTTCTGCAACGGTAAAAAAAGTTTCGCCAGTGCTTGATTCCCAGAGCCGCACAAAAGAAATCCTTCTGTCGTTTAATAAAACTGATTCAAGAATAAACGCCGGAATGTTTGCAAAACTCACGCTTTTTACAGCTGACTATGCCGGAAGACCCGTAGTTCCTATAAATTCAGTTGTTGAAAAGAACGGAAAAAACTGCGTGTTTATTTTTGATGAAGATGACAGCACAGTAAATCTGCGGGAAGTTGAACTTGGAAATTCTGTGGACAATATGATTCAAGTTGTTTCTGGAATTTACGAAGGCGAAAAAGTTGTAGTTGAAGGCATGACTTCTGTTTCTGACGGAAGCAAAGTCCGCAATATATCAAGCGGGTTAAATGCGGAGTAA
- a CDS encoding TolC family protein, giving the protein MGCLKKKIFILFFSIAAFAFADENTIELSLEDAVKSALKNNVSVKQSEISLDAKKRESDYSWNSISPSISGTGRYSKNIPSSSSDDKASLSAGISLSATLSPSVYTSAKNAELSYSQQQLSYQNDLRSVELDVRKNYYSLLYKIEEISLKEKSLETSKNQYESNLAKYKRGTLSRLDVLSAQVSYQNDQLELKSLNAEMENSIASFKRLVGLPQETKISLSGSFENILNLKNISIEGMELNSFSVESLQKQIDSAKNSLLASRFAAYGPSLSASYSYNYSSIDGGSNWDDNGTLSLQASIPLDGFLPWSNSSLNVQSKKDSVKSLELELEDAKVSLEVNISTLMNKINQCLENISLRKNSIELAQTTYEMTLESYSHGTKDLLSLQTASDNLLSAKVNLISEAYNLICAVLDLENAAGIPFGTLEN; this is encoded by the coding sequence ATGGGATGCTTGAAAAAGAAAATCTTTATTTTATTTTTTTCCATTGCAGCCTTTGCATTTGCGGATGAAAATACTATTGAGCTTTCTCTTGAAGACGCGGTAAAAAGCGCGCTAAAAAATAATGTTTCCGTAAAGCAAAGTGAAATCAGCCTTGATGCAAAAAAACGCGAGTCAGATTATTCATGGAATTCTATAAGTCCGTCGATTTCTGGAACTGGGCGATATTCAAAAAATATTCCAAGTTCTTCTTCTGATGACAAAGCAAGTCTTTCCGCAGGAATTTCTTTGAGCGCAACTTTGTCGCCTTCTGTTTATACTTCTGCAAAAAACGCCGAGTTGAGCTACAGCCAGCAGCAACTTTCTTATCAAAATGACTTGCGTTCCGTGGAACTTGATGTAAGAAAAAATTATTATTCTCTTCTTTATAAGATTGAAGAAATTTCACTTAAAGAAAAGAGCCTTGAAACTTCAAAAAATCAATATGAGTCAAATTTGGCAAAATATAAGCGCGGAACTTTATCAAGGCTAGATGTTTTGAGCGCGCAGGTTTCGTATCAGAATGACCAGCTTGAACTGAAATCTCTTAATGCGGAAATGGAAAATTCAATCGCTTCGTTTAAGCGGCTTGTGGGACTTCCGCAGGAAACAAAAATTTCACTTTCCGGCTCGTTTGAAAATATTCTGAATCTAAAAAATATTTCAATTGAAGGAATGGAACTTAATTCATTCAGCGTTGAATCTTTGCAAAAACAGATTGACAGTGCAAAAAATTCTTTGCTTGCTTCTAGGTTCGCTGCTTACGGACCAAGCCTTTCAGCTTCTTATTCTTATAATTATTCTTCTATTGATGGCGGCTCGAATTGGGACGACAATGGAACTTTAAGTTTGCAGGCTTCGATTCCACTGGACGGATTTCTTCCTTGGTCGAACAGTTCGCTTAATGTTCAGTCAAAAAAAGATTCAGTAAAAAGTCTTGAACTGGAGCTTGAGGATGCTAAAGTTTCGCTTGAAGTAAATATTTCAACTTTGATGAATAAAATAAATCAATGCTTGGAAAATATTTCTCTTAGAAAAAACAGTATTGAACTTGCCCAGACAACTTACGAAATGACTTTGGAATCTTATAGCCACGGAACAAAAGATTTGCTTTCGCTTCAGACTGCTTCGGACAATCTTCTTTCCGCAAAAGTGAATTTAATTTCCGAGGCTTACAATTTGATATGCGCCGTTCTTGACTTGGAGAATGCGGCTGGAATTCCGTTTGGAACTTTGGAGAATTAA
- a CDS encoding PG0541 family transporter-associated protein — MQRVEIISNKSVEDDVTQALEEYVPDILYTKFPLVYGRGGNDRKLGNTTWPEKNFVLVSYIEDEDLPKVQAVMKAIKKKFPGEGIKLFAIKAEEPF, encoded by the coding sequence ATGCAGCGCGTGGAAATAATTTCAAATAAATCTGTTGAAGATGATGTTACTCAGGCTTTGGAAGAATATGTTCCTGATATTTTATACACGAAGTTTCCGCTTGTTTATGGCCGCGGAGGAAATGACCGCAAGCTTGGAAATACAACTTGGCCTGAGAAAAATTTTGTGCTTGTAAGCTACATTGAAGATGAGGATTTGCCAAAAGTGCAAGCAGTAATGAAGGCGATAAAGAAAAAGTTTCCCGGCGAAGGAATAAAACTTTTTGCGATAAAAGCAGAAGAGCCGTTTTAA
- a CDS encoding type I restriction endonuclease subunit R, whose amino-acid sequence MANYITEDDIEVSLINILKSDELAYNFIQCDANPNLKEDLNDGTSRTSKKQCVLPEQIKTALYKLNPDIPSENIDSVIRELCRDFTGTDMVKTNYDNYNLIRNGKKVDFKKDGKPTFDFVKLIDFENPENNIFTAVSQMWIQGQYYWRRPDVIIFVNGLPVVFVELKNAIIKIEEAFNKNLTDYKKDIPNLFAFNQICVLSNGLETRLGAWNADYEYFFEWLKVDNENEKPNRKDIKERGVSIEYFARGLCKKEHLVDYIENFILFQNQKVKIIAKNHQFLGVNNLMRNVERREELKGKLGVFWHTQGSGKSYSMVFFARKCARKLKGNFTFFIVTDRTDLDTQIYKNFVRTEVIGNKEECQPKNSEQLREYLKSNKKFIFSMIHKFRYDKGKKYPVLSERNDIFVLIDEAHRTQYKDLAENMHTALPNANFIAFTGTPLLGSKRLTNQWFGDYVSEYNFAQSVEDGSTVPLFYSRRVPEVGLTNNFLDDDIVDIIEDENLSEEEIKRLEDSGSKIIEVLKRDERLDKIAQDIAHHFPCRGFLGKGMVVSVDKFTAVKMYDKVQHYWEEEKKQLIKDRNSAATKEERDEITARLDYMNNVEMAVIISEDADEEKKFAEQGLNIKPHRDKMNTIVDGVDIEDRFKNKNDPLQLVFVCAMWLTGFDVPNLSTLYLDKPMKGHTLMQAIARANRVYPGKTSGIIVDYVNVFKYMQQALTDYATGDDGNEFPAKNIDYLLELIDQSIDEADEFLSELDISLEKINKLPGDLEKLEALRNALEIIYQKDEGKEKFRVITNTMLNLYEASKPEIFEMVWQNEKFKPLKYLNDLMSNNVNDEKLDRAKARMQALLDTSVSSEKPEDTSDPDGKKSSDYLIHEFKVIDLSKVDVEELRKEIHKAQYKAIEIDDLKEFIQKMLQVMINKNCERIKFSERFKNIIDQYNAGGSESEDYYEQLLQLIEDMKNEDKRAETECLAEEELEMFDLLIKGRKLTKDEEQKVKLAAKNLYKKLTEEKQNLFVVDWYKDNQASTTVKDAIISSLDADLPQSFDKDAFDSKINLLLNHFVDMSVQHYGWLGETA is encoded by the coding sequence ATGGCAAACTACATTACAGAAGACGACATTGAAGTTTCTCTTATAAATATTCTTAAAAGCGATGAGCTTGCATATAACTTTATTCAGTGTGATGCCAATCCCAATTTAAAAGAAGATTTGAATGACGGAACCAGTCGTACTTCTAAAAAGCAATGTGTTTTACCGGAACAAATAAAAACCGCACTCTATAAACTCAATCCAGATATTCCTTCTGAAAATATAGATTCAGTAATCCGTGAATTATGCCGCGACTTTACCGGCACTGACATGGTAAAAACCAATTACGATAATTACAATCTGATTCGTAACGGTAAAAAGGTTGATTTCAAAAAAGACGGAAAGCCTACTTTTGATTTTGTAAAGCTGATTGATTTTGAAAATCCTGAGAACAACATTTTTACAGCTGTTTCCCAGATGTGGATTCAGGGACAGTATTACTGGCGAAGGCCTGATGTAATCATTTTTGTGAACGGTCTACCGGTCGTTTTTGTTGAACTTAAGAATGCAATAATCAAAATAGAAGAAGCTTTTAATAAAAACCTTACAGATTATAAAAAAGATATCCCGAACCTTTTCGCCTTCAATCAGATTTGTGTTTTGAGTAATGGACTTGAAACTCGTCTTGGAGCCTGGAATGCAGATTATGAATATTTTTTTGAATGGCTCAAAGTAGATAATGAAAACGAAAAACCAAACCGCAAGGACATAAAAGAGCGTGGAGTTTCAATTGAATATTTTGCCCGCGGTCTTTGTAAAAAAGAACATCTAGTTGATTACATCGAAAACTTTATTTTGTTCCAGAATCAGAAAGTAAAAATTATTGCTAAAAACCATCAGTTCCTTGGTGTAAATAACCTTATGCGAAACGTTGAACGCCGTGAAGAACTGAAAGGAAAGCTTGGTGTATTCTGGCACACTCAGGGTTCTGGAAAATCTTATTCCATGGTTTTCTTTGCCAGAAAATGTGCCCGCAAATTAAAAGGCAATTTCACTTTCTTTATTGTTACAGATCGAACAGATCTTGATACTCAGATTTACAAAAATTTTGTACGGACAGAAGTTATTGGTAATAAAGAAGAATGTCAGCCTAAAAATTCAGAGCAGCTTCGTGAATATCTTAAGAGCAATAAGAAATTCATTTTCTCTATGATTCATAAATTCCGTTATGATAAAGGAAAGAAGTATCCTGTTCTTAGCGAACGCAACGACATTTTTGTTTTGATTGATGAGGCGCACCGCACCCAGTACAAAGACCTGGCAGAGAACATGCACACCGCTTTGCCAAATGCAAACTTCATAGCTTTTACAGGAACTCCGCTGCTTGGTTCAAAACGCCTGACAAACCAGTGGTTTGGAGATTATGTTTCTGAATATAATTTTGCCCAGTCGGTAGAAGATGGTTCTACGGTTCCTTTGTTCTATAGTCGCCGTGTACCAGAAGTGGGACTTACAAATAACTTCCTTGATGATGATATTGTAGACATTATTGAAGATGAAAATCTTAGTGAAGAAGAAATCAAAAGATTAGAAGATTCTGGAAGCAAGATAATTGAAGTCCTTAAACGGGATGAACGTCTTGATAAAATTGCTCAAGATATTGCGCATCATTTTCCATGCCGCGGATTTCTTGGAAAAGGAATGGTAGTTTCGGTAGATAAGTTTACAGCGGTAAAAATGTACGACAAAGTTCAGCATTATTGGGAAGAAGAAAAGAAACAGCTTATAAAAGACAGGAATAGTGCTGCCACAAAAGAAGAACGCGATGAAATTACAGCCCGTCTTGACTACATGAACAATGTAGAAATGGCTGTAATCATTTCTGAAGATGCAGACGAAGAAAAGAAGTTTGCTGAGCAGGGATTAAATATAAAGCCCCACCGCGACAAGATGAATACTATTGTTGACGGCGTAGATATAGAAGACCGCTTCAAAAATAAAAATGATCCGCTGCAGCTTGTTTTTGTTTGCGCAATGTGGCTTACAGGTTTTGATGTGCCGAATCTTTCTACGCTCTATCTTGATAAGCCGATGAAAGGCCACACTCTTATGCAGGCAATTGCCCGTGCAAACCGAGTATATCCTGGAAAGACAAGCGGCATCATTGTTGATTATGTAAATGTGTTTAAGTACATGCAGCAGGCGCTTACCGATTATGCAACCGGCGATGACGGAAATGAGTTTCCGGCAAAAAATATTGACTATCTTCTTGAATTGATTGACCAGAGCATTGATGAGGCAGACGAGTTTTTATCGGAACTTGATATAAGCCTTGAAAAAATCAATAAACTTCCTGGAGATTTGGAAAAACTTGAAGCCTTGCGAAACGCACTGGAAATTATTTATCAAAAAGATGAAGGCAAAGAAAAGTTCCGCGTTATTACAAATACAATGCTCAATCTTTACGAAGCCAGCAAGCCAGAGATTTTTGAAATGGTCTGGCAGAACGAAAAGTTCAAGCCGTTAAAATATCTGAACGATTTAATGAGCAATAACGTAAATGATGAAAAACTTGACCGTGCAAAGGCAAGAATGCAGGCTTTGCTTGACACATCAGTCAGTTCAGAAAAACCGGAAGACACAAGCGACCCGGACGGCAAGAAATCTTCTGATTATCTCATTCACGAATTTAAAGTCATTGACCTTTCCAAAGTCGATGTGGAAGAGCTTAGAAAAGAGATTCATAAAGCCCAGTACAAGGCGATTGAAATCGATGACCTGAAAGAGTTCATTCAGAAGATGCTGCAGGTTATGATTAATAAAAACTGCGAGCGAATAAAGTTCAGTGAACGATTTAAAAACATCATAGACCAGTACAACGCCGGCGGCAGCGAAAGTGAAGATTATTATGAACAGCTCTTGCAACTTATTGAAGACATGAAAAATGAAGACAAGCGTGCTGAAACGGAATGTCTTGCCGAAGAAGAACTTGAAATGTTTGACCTGCTTATAAAAGGCCGAAAACTCACGAAAGATGAAGAGCAAAAAGTAAAGCTCGCCGCTAAAAATCTGTACAAAAAACTTACAGAAGAAAAACAAAATCTCTTTGTTGTAGACTGGTACAAGGACAATCAGGCTTCTACAACAGTAAAAGATGCAATTATTTCTTCACTTGATGCAGATTTGCCGCAAAGTTTTGATAAAGACGCATTTGACTCAAAAATAAATTTGCTGCTTAACCATTTTGTTGATATGTCTGTCCAACATTACGGCTGGCTGGGGGAGACCGCATAG
- a CDS encoding ZIP family metal transporter: MNTFYGILIPFLGTTLGSACVYFLGKNLNKNVQKFLLGFAAGVMVAASVWSLIIPSIDSSSSMGKLAFIPAAIGTAAGIAFLFLLDVLIPHLHVDSEKPEGLKAKLKQSTMMFLAVTLHNIPEGMAVGVVFAAFSAQSLGFAAAAALSLGIAIQNFPEGAIISMSLAGNGESKSKSFAFGVLSGIVEPVAAVITILLKNLIVPVLPYLLSFAAGAMLYVVVEELIPEASEKPHSNLGTIGFSLGFILMMILDVALG; this comes from the coding sequence ATGAATACTTTTTATGGAATTCTGATTCCGTTTCTTGGAACTACATTGGGGTCAGCCTGCGTTTACTTTCTTGGAAAAAATTTAAATAAAAATGTCCAGAAGTTTCTTTTGGGTTTTGCGGCTGGAGTAATGGTTGCGGCTTCTGTGTGGTCGCTTATAATTCCTTCAATAGACAGTTCATCCTCGATGGGAAAACTTGCGTTTATTCCGGCGGCGATTGGAACTGCGGCTGGAATTGCCTTTCTTTTCCTGCTCGACGTTTTGATTCCGCATCTTCATGTTGACTCGGAAAAACCAGAAGGTTTAAAAGCAAAGCTCAAGCAAAGCACCATGATGTTTCTTGCAGTTACGCTCCACAATATTCCGGAAGGAATGGCGGTCGGTGTTGTCTTTGCGGCATTTTCCGCGCAGAGCCTGGGATTTGCGGCGGCGGCAGCTCTTTCATTGGGAATTGCAATTCAGAATTTTCCAGAGGGCGCGATAATTTCAATGTCGCTTGCAGGAAACGGCGAGTCAAAAAGCAAGTCGTTTGCGTTCGGAGTTCTTTCTGGAATTGTAGAGCCAGTTGCAGCCGTGATTACAATTCTTCTAAAAAATTTAATAGTGCCTGTTCTGCCTTACCTTTTGTCATTCGCGGCCGGCGCAATGCTTTACGTTGTTGTGGAAGAACTGATTCCCGAAGCTTCTGAAAAACCGCATTCAAACTTAGGCACAATCGGATTTTCGCTTGGCTTTATTCTGATGATGATTCTAGATGTGGCTCTAGGCTGA
- a CDS encoding efflux RND transporter permease subunit gives MVSEKTLEHPVLTLMVFTLLGLMGIFSLGNTSVSLMPDVDMPYLMVSATYENAGPESVEKSVTTLIEDALVSLSNLKEITSTSSEGRSSVFLEFNYGTNLDIATNDVRDKLDRITRRLPDDVTPTIFKMDSDSQPIMRIAVRGNRSVDELKKIAEDQVVDILEQAQGVGQAESMGGRTQIVRVELEQNRLQAYNLTLSEVSSSLSKQNLEIGGGTITEGTMDYSVRTTGEYTSIEQINNTVITTKNGYDVKLSDIGRAFMGYKDASNVVYINGLPGVYVSITKQSGENSVAVANAVYEKISELEKTLPADISLEIIRDDTESIRDTLNTLFDSAWQGLLLAVVILFVFLCAIKTTIIIAVSVPLSIIITVLCMNFAGITLNMMTLTGLILGVGMVVDASVVMIDNIYSYRMRGAKPNVAAVLGSSEMILSVVSGNLTTICVFIPFLFFMKDLGFMGQMFKGIIFTIVIALVSSLFVAIFLVPVLAGHFLPITNRNEKPVKSRFFKVLYGIFTKSQDIVSLGYEKLLKKALDNRGVTVVVCVTALAFSFMLIPTLRIQLMTGGHDDSVSVKLGLPVGTSLEETSDVVLRFEEIVKNEIKGYKNIITSIGSSWRSSGSYNGTIQISLPNSDKQIDNDETIKQKLRKHFTEFAGVDFSFGQSRRQQMTGDDIDVVLRSSSLDSALDVAKKIQEVMAAIPDIGESSVDTDEGLPQVQVEIDRQRAYSFGVNVATVANEIQASIEGVSTTTYREDGDDYTVYVMLRPEDRQKVVDLEQIYVNGTNGRVCVANFARAVKGYGPVTISRENRRRIVHVTADIVSDENANVVEEKIKEGIKNSFIVPDNVSVSYEGSWKDVKEQTAIFAKIMVMAVLLVFGVMAATYESFKAPFINLMTIPFLAIGVVLIYKITGQSFSLLSAVGLVMLVGIVVNNGIILVDYTNLLVERGMPLKDACYKAGCSRLRPVLMTTLTTILGMIPMCFASSGSAGMVQPISVAVVGGLTSSTFITLFFIPVLYTFVMKKKKNQQSVVQLALPEEK, from the coding sequence ATGGTCAGCGAAAAAACTCTTGAGCATCCAGTTCTTACACTGATGGTTTTCACGTTGCTTGGACTTATGGGAATCTTCAGTCTGGGCAATACTTCTGTTTCTCTTATGCCGGATGTTGATATGCCGTACTTGATGGTTTCTGCGACTTATGAAAATGCAGGTCCTGAATCTGTTGAGAAATCTGTTACGACTTTGATTGAAGACGCGCTTGTGAGCCTTAGCAATTTAAAGGAAATAACTTCGACATCTTCGGAAGGAAGAAGCAGTGTTTTTCTTGAATTCAATTACGGAACGAATCTGGACATTGCGACTAACGATGTGCGGGACAAACTTGATCGCATTACAAGAAGACTGCCGGACGATGTAACGCCTACGATTTTTAAGATGGATTCTGACAGCCAGCCGATTATGAGAATTGCAGTACGCGGAAACCGTTCAGTCGATGAGCTAAAAAAAATTGCAGAAGATCAGGTTGTTGATATTCTTGAGCAGGCTCAGGGCGTTGGACAGGCGGAATCGATGGGAGGAAGAACTCAGATTGTCCGCGTGGAACTGGAGCAGAATAGACTTCAGGCTTATAATCTTACGCTTTCTGAAGTTTCGTCTTCGCTTTCAAAGCAGAATCTTGAAATCGGTGGCGGAACAATCACAGAAGGCACAATGGATTATTCTGTGCGTACAACAGGTGAATACACAAGCATTGAACAGATAAACAATACAGTTATCACAACAAAAAATGGCTACGATGTAAAGCTTAGCGATATTGGCCGCGCGTTCATGGGCTACAAGGATGCAAGCAATGTTGTTTATATAAACGGGCTTCCCGGAGTTTACGTTTCAATTACAAAGCAGTCTGGAGAAAACAGCGTTGCGGTTGCAAATGCCGTCTATGAAAAAATCAGCGAGCTTGAAAAAACTCTTCCTGCTGATATTTCGCTTGAAATAATCCGCGACGATACAGAAAGCATCCGCGACACATTGAATACGCTTTTTGATTCAGCATGGCAAGGACTTTTGCTTGCAGTTGTAATTCTTTTTGTTTTTTTGTGCGCTATAAAAACTACGATTATAATTGCGGTTTCCGTTCCGCTTTCAATTATAATAACGGTTCTGTGCATGAATTTTGCCGGAATTACGCTGAACATGATGACGCTTACCGGCTTGATTCTTGGCGTTGGAATGGTTGTTGATGCTTCCGTTGTTATGATTGACAACATTTATTCTTACAGAATGAGAGGCGCAAAACCTAATGTCGCCGCTGTTCTTGGAAGCTCAGAAATGATTCTTTCCGTTGTATCAGGAAATCTTACAACAATCTGCGTATTTATTCCGTTCCTTTTCTTTATGAAAGACTTGGGATTTATGGGACAGATGTTCAAGGGAATTATTTTTACAATTGTAATTGCTCTTGTAAGCAGTTTGTTTGTTGCGATTTTCCTCGTGCCGGTTTTGGCAGGACATTTTCTTCCGATTACAAACAGAAATGAAAAGCCTGTTAAGTCCCGCTTCTTTAAAGTTTTGTACGGAATATTCACAAAGTCGCAGGACATTGTTTCCCTTGGATATGAAAAACTTTTAAAAAAAGCCTTGGACAATCGCGGTGTTACCGTTGTTGTCTGCGTTACGGCTCTTGCTTTTTCTTTTATGCTTATTCCGACTTTAAGAATTCAGCTTATGACCGGCGGACATGATGACAGCGTTTCTGTAAAGCTTGGGCTTCCGGTTGGAACTTCGCTTGAAGAAACTTCGGACGTTGTCTTGAGATTTGAGGAAATCGTAAAAAATGAAATCAAAGGGTATAAGAATATAATTACAAGCATCGGCTCAAGCTGGAGAAGCTCAGGCTCGTACAACGGAACAATTCAAATTTCCCTGCCGAATTCAGACAAGCAGATTGACAATGATGAAACAATAAAGCAAAAGCTCAGAAAGCATTTTACAGAATTTGCCGGAGTTGATTTTAGCTTTGGTCAGAGCCGGCGCCAGCAGATGACAGGAGACGACATCGACGTTGTTCTTAGAAGCTCCAGTTTGGACAGCGCGCTTGATGTGGCAAAGAAAATTCAGGAAGTAATGGCAGCCATTCCAGATATAGGAGAATCTTCGGTTGACACAGATGAAGGACTTCCGCAGGTTCAAGTTGAAATTGACCGGCAGCGCGCGTACAGTTTCGGCGTGAATGTTGCCACTGTTGCAAATGAAATTCAGGCTAGCATAGAAGGAGTTTCCACAACAACTTACCGTGAAGACGGAGACGATTATACAGTTTATGTAATGCTTCGTCCGGAAGACAGGCAGAAAGTTGTTGACCTTGAGCAGATTTACGTGAACGGCACAAATGGACGTGTGTGTGTTGCTAATTTTGCACGGGCAGTAAAAGGCTACGGTCCTGTTACAATCAGCCGTGAAAATCGCCGCCGAATTGTCCACGTTACCGCGGATATTGTTTCGGATGAGAATGCAAACGTTGTTGAAGAAAAAATCAAGGAAGGAATAAAGAATTCGTTTATTGTTCCAGACAATGTTTCTGTAAGCTATGAAGGCTCTTGGAAAGATGTAAAAGAGCAGACTGCGATTTTTGCAAAAATTATGGTCATGGCGGTTCTTCTTGTATTCGGTGTAATGGCGGCGACTTACGAAAGCTTTAAAGCTCCGTTTATAAATCTTATGACAATTCCGTTTCTTGCAATCGGCGTTGTGCTTATTTACAAAATCACTGGGCAGTCATTCAGCTTGCTTTCTGCGGTAGGACTTGTAATGCTTGTTGGAATTGTTGTAAACAACGGAATTATTTTGGTGGACTACACGAATCTTCTTGTGGAACGCGGAATGCCGTTAAAGGATGCCTGTTATAAAGCCGGATGCTCAAGACTTAGACCTGTTTTGATGACAACTCTTACAACAATTCTTGGAATGATTCCGATGTGCTTTGCTTCAAGCGGAAGCGCGGGAATGGTTCAGCCTATAAGCGTGGCAGTTGTTGGCGGACTTACAAGCTCTACATTTATAACGCTTTTCTTTATTCCTGTGCTTTACACTTTTGTAATGAAGAAAAAGAAAAATCAGCAGTCTGTTGTTCAGCTTGCTTTGCCGGAGGAAAAATAA